A portion of the Punica granatum isolate Tunisia-2019 chromosome 7, ASM765513v2, whole genome shotgun sequence genome contains these proteins:
- the LOC116213588 gene encoding uncharacterized protein LOC116213588: MSVVEASPHLRDFLRIKDDEAGAAFAGRRSEVAGFVLDAALSSEKQPSPLHSGAVSALPASRTLLDIIRDEELNKRPVAVVQGHHGRDQRSWKSFKDRLRLRRSGSHWISTVPVPSSEIPANKTCGSPVSRQGSARFNSEGPVIAEESSHTENPVSVEDEARDDQACSNLSPNSRPSVTLRGSTRFGTLVPISLEPLAWSSSSPEQSPRPQILRHNSTRYTSPLTESPQPLTRSESSPIPRGRSISGDQGMTPPAEEPPRESTRRLSTVLAEERQQSAREAAAAQEAAGDEQPVRMSLMDLLEETDRQMGLEGTRYTVVGNNDEGEEAAVDDEEEDGGRGGRRDDGGGGERNCCICMVRHKGAAFIPCGHTFCRLCSRELWVSRGNCPLCNNYIAEILDIF, from the coding sequence ATGTCGGTCGTCGAGGCGTCGCCGCACCTCCGCGACTTCCTCCGGATCAAGGACGACGAAGCCGGAGCGGCCTTCGCTGGCCGGCGGTCGGAGGTGGCGGGGTTCGTGCTCGACGCGGCTTTGAGCTCCGAGAAGCAGCCATCGCCGCTGCACTCCGGTGCTGTTTCTGCGTTGCCAGCGAGCCGGACTCTGCTCGACATCATCCGGGACGAGGAGTTGAACAAGCGCCCTGTAGCTGTAGTGCAGGGGCACCATGGGAGGGACCAGAGGAGCTGGAAGTCGTTCAAGGACCGGCTCAGGCTCAGGCGCTCTGGCTCGCATTGGATATCGACAGTTCCGGTCCCGTCATCGGAAATTCCCGCCAACAAGACGTGCGGGTCGCCGGTATCTAGGCAGGGTTCAGCTCGGTTCAACTCCGAGGGTCCTGTCATTGCGGAAGAGTCGAGCCACACTGAAAATCCAGTATCTGTGGAAGATGAAGCCCGTGATGATCAGGCGTGTAGCAATCTGAGTCCCAACAGCAGGCCTAGCGTCACACTGAGGGGCTCGACTCGGTTCGGGACTCTCGTCCCTATCTCACTAGAGCCACTGGCTTGGTCCAGCAGCTCGCCGGAGCAGTCTCCGAGGCCTCAGATTTTGCGCCACAATTCAACCAGATATACGTCGCCACTCACCGAGTCGCCTCAGCCCTTGACTCGTTCAGAGAGCTCCCCGATCCCCAGAGGACGCAGCATCTCGGGGGATCAGGGCATGACCCCTCCAGCTGAGGAGCCACCACGGGAGTCAACGCGCCGCCTGTCGACAGTGCTGGCAGAGGAGAGGCAGCAGTCAGCCAGGGAGGCCGCAGCAGCGCAGGAGGCGGCTGGAGACGAGCAGCCGGTGAGGATGTCTCTGATGGATCTGCTGGAGGAGACGGACAGGCAGATGGGGCTGGAGGGTACGAGGTACACGGTGGTGGGGAACAATGACGAGGGAGAGGAGGCAGCGGTGgatgacgaagaagaagacggaGGGCGAGGAGGACGAAGGGACGACGGTGGTGGAGGAGAGCGGAACTGCTGCATATGCATGGTGAGGCACAAGGGGGCGGCCTTCATCCCCTGCGGCCACACCTTCTGCAGGCTCTGCTCGAGGGAGCTCTGGGTCAGCCGGGGCAATTGCCCGCTCTGCAATAACTACATTGCCGAAATTCTCGATATCTTCTGA
- the LOC116213162 gene encoding uncharacterized protein LOC116213162 isoform X2, which translates to MVQGFTYDPREVAMSELFPSESSKQSDISAELSKLPPLNLTLRKTPSFLNLLKTKLSKNESSANQRAPEKLKASNFPASLLRIGSWQEASMNESDLVAKCYYSKRKLVWEVLRDGLKSKIEIQWSDISAIRATRREDHPGILEIELGQAPTFYREANPQPRKHTIWHMTTDFTDGQASLHRRHYIKFPPGILDRQYEKLLQCDQRLMELSRKGFPSHDSPYFDWCPYEHHLNYSFDPPAHEVKPQIHFRLIDPRESLLVDPIHQLFQTNQRAIDPAFHFEDSTASPISDDHVSNFGFGDSGTTHWAHGMNDFANDQTSYHATTSMETPAVDMGVPSTFQQNLFDDPLHYPYDMGGYLGMESSLNHVRPFQDTSYANSGFTMGSTGQFHAMSGAQTCPQVANSSLPSHFSNANLSMHQYGNVDYMYPPFSHGF; encoded by the exons ATGGTCCAAGGATTCACTTACGATCCTAGAGAGGTTGCAATGAGTGAGCTCTTCCCTTCGGAATCCAGCAAACAG TCTGATATATCTGCAGAACTAAGCAAACTTCCTCCCCTGAACTTGACACTCCGAAAGACTCCGTCTTTCCTTAACTTGCTTAAGACAAAGCTGTCGAAGAACGAGAGCTCCGCAAATCAACGAGCCCCTGAGAAGTTGAAGGCCTCGAACTTCCCTGCCTCTCTTCTCCGAATCGGATCCTGGCAG GAAGCGTCGATGAACGAATCCGATCTTGTGGCGAAGTGTTACTACTCGAAGCGGAAGCTGGTCTGGGAAGTGCTGAGGGACGGGCTGAAGAGCAAGATTGAGATCCAGTGGTCAGACATCTCAGCTATCAGAGCCACCCGCAGAGAAGACCACCCAGGAATATTGGAGATTGAG CTCGGTCAGGCTCCAACCTTCTACCGAGAAGCTAACCCGCAGCCTCGGAAGCATACCATTTGGCACATGACCACGGACTTTACGGACGGTCAGGCCTCCTTGCATAG GAGGCACTACATAAAATTTCCTCCAGGAATACTTGACAGGCAATATGAGAAGCTCCTGCAGTGTGACCAGAGGCTGATGGAGCTGAGCAGAAAAGGTTTCCCGAGCCACGACTCTCCGTACTTCGACTGGTGTCCTTATGAGCATCATTTGAACTATTCGTTCGATCCACCTGCCCACGAAGTCAAGCCCCAGATTCATTTCCGCCTGATTGATCCAAGAGAATCTCTACTAGTCGATCCAATCCATCAGCTCTTTCAGACAAATCAGAGGGCCATCGATCCCGCGTTTCACTTCGAGGATTCTACTGCGTCGCCAATTTCAG ATGATCATGTTTCCAATTTCGGTTTCGGAGATTCGGGAACAACCCATTGGGCTCACGGGATGAACGACTTTGCAAATGACCAGACCTCATATCATGCAACAACATCGATGGAGACACCTGCAGTGGATATGGGAGTACCAAGTACCTTCCAACAGAATCTATTCGATGACCCTCTCCATTATCCCTACGACATGGGGGGGTATCTTGGAATGGAAAGCTCGCTGAATCACGTGAGACCGTTTCAAGACACTTCATACGCTAACTCTGGCTTCACCATGGGCAGCACGGGTCAGTTCCACGCAATGAGCGGAGCGCAGACCTGCCCGCAAGTCGCTAACTCTTCCTTGCCTTCCCATTTTTCCAATGCAAATCTTTCGATGCATCAATATGGCAACGTCGACTATATGTATCCACCATTTAGTCACGGATTCTAG
- the LOC116213162 gene encoding uncharacterized protein LOC116213162 isoform X1: MVQGFTYDPREVAMSELFPSESSKQSDISAELSKLPPLNLTLRKTPSFLNLLKTKLSKNESSANQRAPEKLKASNFPASLLRIGSWQEASMNESDLVAKCYYSKRKLVWEVLRDGLKSKIEIQWSDISAIRATRREDHPGILEIELGQAPTFYREANPQPRKHTIWHMTTDFTDGQASLHRRHYIKFPPGILDRQYEKLLQCDQRLMELSRKGFPSHDSPYFDWCPYEHHLNYSFDPPAHEVKPQIHFRLIDPRESLLVDPIHQLFQTNQRAIDPAFHFEDSTASPISGPSRFQDNTVTEYSSSSDDHVSNFGFGDSGTTHWAHGMNDFANDQTSYHATTSMETPAVDMGVPSTFQQNLFDDPLHYPYDMGGYLGMESSLNHVRPFQDTSYANSGFTMGSTGQFHAMSGAQTCPQVANSSLPSHFSNANLSMHQYGNVDYMYPPFSHGF; encoded by the exons ATGGTCCAAGGATTCACTTACGATCCTAGAGAGGTTGCAATGAGTGAGCTCTTCCCTTCGGAATCCAGCAAACAG TCTGATATATCTGCAGAACTAAGCAAACTTCCTCCCCTGAACTTGACACTCCGAAAGACTCCGTCTTTCCTTAACTTGCTTAAGACAAAGCTGTCGAAGAACGAGAGCTCCGCAAATCAACGAGCCCCTGAGAAGTTGAAGGCCTCGAACTTCCCTGCCTCTCTTCTCCGAATCGGATCCTGGCAG GAAGCGTCGATGAACGAATCCGATCTTGTGGCGAAGTGTTACTACTCGAAGCGGAAGCTGGTCTGGGAAGTGCTGAGGGACGGGCTGAAGAGCAAGATTGAGATCCAGTGGTCAGACATCTCAGCTATCAGAGCCACCCGCAGAGAAGACCACCCAGGAATATTGGAGATTGAG CTCGGTCAGGCTCCAACCTTCTACCGAGAAGCTAACCCGCAGCCTCGGAAGCATACCATTTGGCACATGACCACGGACTTTACGGACGGTCAGGCCTCCTTGCATAG GAGGCACTACATAAAATTTCCTCCAGGAATACTTGACAGGCAATATGAGAAGCTCCTGCAGTGTGACCAGAGGCTGATGGAGCTGAGCAGAAAAGGTTTCCCGAGCCACGACTCTCCGTACTTCGACTGGTGTCCTTATGAGCATCATTTGAACTATTCGTTCGATCCACCTGCCCACGAAGTCAAGCCCCAGATTCATTTCCGCCTGATTGATCCAAGAGAATCTCTACTAGTCGATCCAATCCATCAGCTCTTTCAGACAAATCAGAGGGCCATCGATCCCGCGTTTCACTTCGAGGATTCTACTGCGTCGCCAATTTCAG GTCCTTCGCGGTTTCAAGACAATACGGTCACAGAATATTCCTCCTCTTCAGATGATCATGTTTCCAATTTCGGTTTCGGAGATTCGGGAACAACCCATTGGGCTCACGGGATGAACGACTTTGCAAATGACCAGACCTCATATCATGCAACAACATCGATGGAGACACCTGCAGTGGATATGGGAGTACCAAGTACCTTCCAACAGAATCTATTCGATGACCCTCTCCATTATCCCTACGACATGGGGGGGTATCTTGGAATGGAAAGCTCGCTGAATCACGTGAGACCGTTTCAAGACACTTCATACGCTAACTCTGGCTTCACCATGGGCAGCACGGGTCAGTTCCACGCAATGAGCGGAGCGCAGACCTGCCCGCAAGTCGCTAACTCTTCCTTGCCTTCCCATTTTTCCAATGCAAATCTTTCGATGCATCAATATGGCAACGTCGACTATATGTATCCACCATTTAGTCACGGATTCTAG
- the LOC116213587 gene encoding purple acid phosphatase 15 isoform X1, which yields MSSIQLYTSLLALIHLHSALPPASARIPSTLDGPFEPVTVPFDASAQRSAVDLPDTDYRVQRRVRGFLPEQISVSLSATHDSIWISWITGEYQIGYNVTPLNPKSVASVVRYGKLRYPLTHEAKGTALVYNQLYPFQGLQNYTSGIIHHVRLQGLKPSTLYYYRCGDPSIPAMSKIKHFRTMPLSGPRSYPNRIAVVGDLGLTYNTTATVRHLTRNGPDLILLVGDVSYANMYLTNGTGSDCYSCTFPLSPIHETFQPRWDYWGRFMQHLISKVPIMVIEGNHEIEEQCGNQTFVAYSSRFAFPSEECKSSSAFYYSFNAGGVHFVMLGAYIAYDKSAKQYKWLERDLANLDRTITPWLVAAWHPPWYSTYKAHYREVECMRVAMEDLLYFYGVDIVFNGHIHAYERSNRVYNYSLDPCGPVHITVGDGGNREKMAVEHADEPGNCPEPLTTPDPYMGGFCATNFTFGPAEGKFCWDHQPEYSAFRESSFGHGILEVKNETWALWTWYRNLDSYDDVGDQIYIVRQPDLCPIHQNVNKYRSAAQ from the exons ATGTCCTCGATTCAACTCTACACGTCGCTCCTCGCTCTTATCCACCTCCACTCGGCTCTCCCACCGGCGTCGGCGAGGATCCCGTCGACGCTGGACGGGCCTTTCGAGCCGGTGACCGTCCCCTTCGATGCCAGCGCCCAGCGCTCCGCCGTCGACCTCCCTGACACCGATTACAGAGTCCAGCGCCGCGTCAGAGGCTTCCTGCCCGAGCAGATTTCCGTCTCCCTCTCCGCCACCCATGATTCTATCTGGATTTCGTGGATCACAG GGGAATACCAAATTGGGTACAATGTCACCCCGCTGAATCCCAAAAGTGTTGCAAGTGTTGTTCGTTATGGAAAGTTGAGATACCCCCTAACTCATGAAGCCAAAGGGACAGCTCTCGTTTATAATCAGCTTTATCCTTTTCAAGGCCTCCAAAATTATACTTCGGGGATCATTCATCACGTTCGTCTTCAAG GCTTGAAACCTAGCACACTATATTATTATCGATGCGGAGATCCATCTATTCCTGCAATGAGTAAAATCAAACACTTCAGAACAATGCCACTCTCTGGTCCTCGAAGCTACCCAAACAGAATAGCAGTAGTGGGGGATCTTGGGCTTACATACAATACGACAGCCACAGTTCGTCATCTCACTAGGAATGGGCCTGATCTTATTCTCTTGGTCGGTGATGTAAGTTATGCCAATATGTATCTCACCAATGGAACTGGCTCGGACTGCTATTCTTGCACGTTTCCACTAAGTCCGATACATGAGACTTTTCAGCCACGGTGGGATTATTGGGGAAG GTTTATGCAGCATTTAATTTCTAAAGTTCCAATAATGGTGATCGAGGGAAACCATGAGATAGAAGAACAATGTGGAAACCAGACTTTTGTAGCTTACAGCTCCAGATTTGCATTTCCATCTGAAGAATGTAAATCTTCATCTGCTTTTTATTACTCCTTTAATGCAGGAGGTGTACATTTTGTAATGCTTGGAGCATATATTGCCTATGATAAATCAG CAAAGCAATACAAGTGGCTGGAGCGAGACTTGGCGAATCTTGACAGGACCATAACCCCATGGCTCGTGGCTGCTTGGCATCCACCTTGGTACAGCACTTACAAAGCTCATTACAGAGAGGTGGAATGTATGAGGGTGGCAATGGAGGACCTTCTCTATTTCTATGGTGTAGATATAGTGTTCAATGGACAT ATCCATGCCTATGAGCGATCAAACCGAGTATACAACTACTCACTGGATCCATGTGGGCCTGTACATATAACGGTGGGAGATGGAGGAAATCGAGAGAAGATGGCAGTGGAACATGCTGATGAGCCTGGAAACTGTCCAGAGCCATTAACGACTCCTGATCCTTATATGGGTGGGTTTTGTGCAACCAATTTCACTTTTGGTCCAGCAGAAGGTAAGTTCTGTTGGGACCACCAACCCGAATATAGTGCCTTCAGAGAGAGTAGTTTTGGACATGGAATCCTCGAg GTGAAGAATGAGACATGGGCTCTGTGGACTTGGTACCGGAATCTGGACTCCTACGATGATGTCGGTGATCAAATTTACATAGTGAGACAACCTGATTTGTGCCCCATCCATCAAAATGTAAACAAGTATCGTTCTGCAGCTCAATGA
- the LOC116213587 gene encoding purple acid phosphatase 15 isoform X2, with protein MSSIQLYTSLLALIHLHSALPPASARIPSTLDGPFEPVTVPFDASAQRSAVDLPDTDYRVQRRVRGFLPEQISVSLSATHDSIWISWITGLKPSTLYYYRCGDPSIPAMSKIKHFRTMPLSGPRSYPNRIAVVGDLGLTYNTTATVRHLTRNGPDLILLVGDVSYANMYLTNGTGSDCYSCTFPLSPIHETFQPRWDYWGRFMQHLISKVPIMVIEGNHEIEEQCGNQTFVAYSSRFAFPSEECKSSSAFYYSFNAGGVHFVMLGAYIAYDKSAKQYKWLERDLANLDRTITPWLVAAWHPPWYSTYKAHYREVECMRVAMEDLLYFYGVDIVFNGHIHAYERSNRVYNYSLDPCGPVHITVGDGGNREKMAVEHADEPGNCPEPLTTPDPYMGGFCATNFTFGPAEGKFCWDHQPEYSAFRESSFGHGILEVKNETWALWTWYRNLDSYDDVGDQIYIVRQPDLCPIHQNVNKYRSAAQ; from the exons ATGTCCTCGATTCAACTCTACACGTCGCTCCTCGCTCTTATCCACCTCCACTCGGCTCTCCCACCGGCGTCGGCGAGGATCCCGTCGACGCTGGACGGGCCTTTCGAGCCGGTGACCGTCCCCTTCGATGCCAGCGCCCAGCGCTCCGCCGTCGACCTCCCTGACACCGATTACAGAGTCCAGCGCCGCGTCAGAGGCTTCCTGCCCGAGCAGATTTCCGTCTCCCTCTCCGCCACCCATGATTCTATCTGGATTTCGTGGATCACAG GCTTGAAACCTAGCACACTATATTATTATCGATGCGGAGATCCATCTATTCCTGCAATGAGTAAAATCAAACACTTCAGAACAATGCCACTCTCTGGTCCTCGAAGCTACCCAAACAGAATAGCAGTAGTGGGGGATCTTGGGCTTACATACAATACGACAGCCACAGTTCGTCATCTCACTAGGAATGGGCCTGATCTTATTCTCTTGGTCGGTGATGTAAGTTATGCCAATATGTATCTCACCAATGGAACTGGCTCGGACTGCTATTCTTGCACGTTTCCACTAAGTCCGATACATGAGACTTTTCAGCCACGGTGGGATTATTGGGGAAG GTTTATGCAGCATTTAATTTCTAAAGTTCCAATAATGGTGATCGAGGGAAACCATGAGATAGAAGAACAATGTGGAAACCAGACTTTTGTAGCTTACAGCTCCAGATTTGCATTTCCATCTGAAGAATGTAAATCTTCATCTGCTTTTTATTACTCCTTTAATGCAGGAGGTGTACATTTTGTAATGCTTGGAGCATATATTGCCTATGATAAATCAG CAAAGCAATACAAGTGGCTGGAGCGAGACTTGGCGAATCTTGACAGGACCATAACCCCATGGCTCGTGGCTGCTTGGCATCCACCTTGGTACAGCACTTACAAAGCTCATTACAGAGAGGTGGAATGTATGAGGGTGGCAATGGAGGACCTTCTCTATTTCTATGGTGTAGATATAGTGTTCAATGGACAT ATCCATGCCTATGAGCGATCAAACCGAGTATACAACTACTCACTGGATCCATGTGGGCCTGTACATATAACGGTGGGAGATGGAGGAAATCGAGAGAAGATGGCAGTGGAACATGCTGATGAGCCTGGAAACTGTCCAGAGCCATTAACGACTCCTGATCCTTATATGGGTGGGTTTTGTGCAACCAATTTCACTTTTGGTCCAGCAGAAGGTAAGTTCTGTTGGGACCACCAACCCGAATATAGTGCCTTCAGAGAGAGTAGTTTTGGACATGGAATCCTCGAg GTGAAGAATGAGACATGGGCTCTGTGGACTTGGTACCGGAATCTGGACTCCTACGATGATGTCGGTGATCAAATTTACATAGTGAGACAACCTGATTTGTGCCCCATCCATCAAAATGTAAACAAGTATCGTTCTGCAGCTCAATGA